A genomic stretch from Pochonia chlamydosporia 170 chromosome 4, whole genome shotgun sequence includes:
- a CDS encoding ribosomal protein S16 (similar to Metarhizium acridum CQMa 102 XP_007808387.1) has translation MVVKIRLARFGRRNSPFYNIVVAHARTARNSRPLEVLGTYDPVPKPDPYDNSGKLHKDIKLDTHRAKYWIGVGAQPTDTAWRLLSMVGILPKKEFGPKPSEKNETVDAEKVNIR, from the exons ATGGTCGTCAAGATCCGACTCGCGCGTTTCGGGCGCCGAAACTCCCCGTTCTACAATATCGTCGTCGCGCACGCTCG CACGGCACGCAACTCTCGTCCGCTCGAGGTGCTGGGTACCTACGATCCCGTGCCGAAGCCTGATCCGTACGACAATTCGGGGAAACTGCACAAGGATATCAAGCTGGATACGCATCGGGCCAAGTACTGGATAGGTGTGGGTGCGCAGCCGACAGATACGGCTTGGCGACTGTTGTCGATGGTTGGGATTTTGCCGAAGAAGGAGTTTGGGCCGAAACCTAGTGAGAAGAATGAGACGGTTGATGCGGAGAAGGTGAATATTCGATGA
- a CDS encoding NAD(P)H-hydrate epimerase (similar to Pestalotiopsis fici W106-1 XP_007840598.1) — translation MTLKTLGAKAAAALDQELMSTCAFSIDQLMELAGLSVSQAIYRVHPLNKGRRVLVACGPGNNGGDGLVAARHLFYYGYQPTIFYPKRSKNELYHRLAKQLEDLQVPFVDDFQSALNSTDHVVDAIFGFSFSGEVREPFPKVIQALEETKIPITSVDAPSSWNIEDGPPKSGLGSAFMPTALVSLTAPKPLVKYFKGRHFVGGRFVSPSIAKKYDFEVPEYPGVDQVVEVPTTNEKL, via the exons ATGACACTCAAG ACTTTGGGCGCCAAGGCCGCTGCGGCTTTGGACCAGGAACTTATGAGCACTTGTGCTTTTTCTATTGATCAGCTTATGGAACTGGCTGGTTTATCCGTTTCGCAAGCCA TTTATCGAGTTCATCCACTTAACAAGGGCCGACGAGTTCTTGTCGCATGTGGTCCTGGAAATAACG GCGGCGATGGGCTCGTGGCCGCTCGACATCTCTTCTACTATGGGTATCAACCTACCATTTTCTACCCAAAACGGAGCAAAAATGAGTTGTATCAT CGTCTGGCTAAACAGCTCGAAGACCTCCAGGTTCCTTTCGTCGATGATTTCCAATCAGCACTAAACTCAACGGATCATGTTGTCGATGCAATTTTCG GTTTCAGCTTCTCTGGTGAAGTCCGCGAGCCGTTCCCCAAGGTCATCCAAGCGCtagaagaaacaaaaatcCCAATCACCTCAGTTGACGCCCCTTCGtcatggaacattgaagatggtcCTCCAAAGTCAGGATTAGGCAGTGCGTTCATGCCAACGGCACTTGTTAGTCTGACGGCGCCGAAGCCTTTGGTGAAGTACTTCAAGGGACGACATTTCGTTGGCGGCCG CTTCGTCTCGCCATCCATCGCAAAGAAATATGACTTTGAGGTGCCAGAGTATCCTGGTGTGGACCAAGTTGTCGAAGTGCCCACAACGAATGAAAAGCTTTGA
- a CDS encoding amino acid transporter (similar to Coccidioides immitis RS XP_001242789.1), with the protein MPNYSTISDGNSARTRSDMPRTRRRGGKDGGHNGQASTISSIVNLLNTIVGAGTLAMPSVLSHMGIMLGVLLVIWSGLTAAFGLYLQSKCARYLERGTASFFALSQITYSQASVVFDAAIAIKCFGVGVSYMIIIGDLMPGVMLGFNRNADQIPYLVDRHFWITAFMLLVIPLSFLRRLDSLKYTSLVALVSIGYLIVLVIYHFAVDPHADPGNIRVIKWAGAVETLSALPIVVFAYTCHQNMFSIVNEIKDNSPSSMVRVVVSSIGSAASIYIVVAVTGYITFGNDIVGNIVLMYPTGVASTIGKAAIVILVLFSIPLQVHPCRASLDAVLRWRPSRSQSNNGRTSSPVVTAATAPRGDHSVAPMSDTRFALLTTLILTLAYFTALSVSSLDRVLAFVGSTGSTSISFILPGLFYYKISDPESSYHQRLMKEDDDMEDSGSSDIEDSAPLAESSASALGSTSETGSRSPWRWRRKWRWDLEHLDHGLVRKLALALSIYGMVVMVVCLFMNIFFAASH; encoded by the exons ATGCCCAACTATTCCACCATTTCGGATGGTAACTCTGCCAGAACTCGAAGCGACATGCCAAG AACACGACGACGCGGCGGCAAAGATGGCGGCCACAACGGGCAGGCCTCGACGATTAGCAGCATTGTCAATCTGCTGAATACAA TTGTCGGCGCTGGCACCCTGGCGATGCCCTCAGTGCTGTCCCACATGGGAATTATGCTTGGTGTGCTACTAGTAATatggtctggtttgactGCCGCCTTCGGTCTCTACCTACAGTCAAAATGCGCCCGGTATCTCGAACGCGGAACTGCATCCTTCTTCGCCCTTTCGCAAATCACCTACTCACAAGCCTCGGTCGTGTTTGACGCCGCCATTGCTATTAAGTGCTTTGGAGTAGGCGTCTCGTACATGATTATCATCGGAGACTTGATGCCTGGTGTTATGCTCGGGTTCAACAGAAACGCCGATCAGATCCCGTACCTTGTGGACCGTCATTTCTGGATCACGGCATTTATGCTTCTCGTTATTCCTCTCAGTTTCCTTCGACGACTTGATTCGCTCAAGTACACTAGTCTTGTTGCGTTGGTTTCCATCGGATACCTTATTGTTTTGGTCATCTACCACTTTGCGGTTGACCCTCACGCTGATCCTGGCAACATTCGAGTCATTAAATGGGCTGGCGCTGTGGAAACACTGAGTGCTCTACCcattgttgtctttgcttaTACTTGTCACCAGAAT ATGTTTTCCATTGTTAATGAAATCAAGGACAATTCCCCGTCGAGCATGGTGCGGGTTGTTGTCTCAAGTATTGGCTCAGCTGCCAGTATTTATATCGTGGTTGCTGTGACCGGATACATCACCTTTGGCAATGATATTGTAGGCAATATTGTCCTCATGT ACCCAACTGGCGTGGCATCCACCATTGGCAAGGCGGCCATTGTTATTTTAGTCTTATTCTCCATTCCGCTGCAGGTTCATCCTTGTCGTGCCTCCTTGGATGCCGTCCTGAGATGGCGGCCGAGCCGCTCCCAATCCAATAATGGCCGCACCTCGTCCCCGGTTGTGACCGCCGCAACGGCACCCCGCGGTGACCATAGTGTCGCCCCCATGTCTGATACTCGCTTCGCACTTCTTACCACCCTCATTTTAACACTAGCATATTTCACCGCCCTGTCAGTGAGCAGTCTGGATCGTGTGCTTGCGTTTGTCGGAAGCACAGGTTCGACATCGATCAGTTTCATCTTACCAGGTCTCTTCTACTATAAAATAAGCGACCCCGAAAGCTCATATCACCAGCGGCTTATGAAGGAGGACGACGATATGGAAGACTCCGGCTCGTCCGACATTGAGGACTCTGCACCGCTCGCTGAGAGCAGCGCCAGCGCCCTCGGCAGCACATCAGAAACAGGAAGTCGCAGCCCGTGGCGCTGGCGAAGAAAATGGCGATGGGATTTGGAACATCTTGACCATGGCTTGGTTAGGAAGCTTGCCCTCGCCCTGTCTATTTATGGCATGGTGGTCATGGTTGTATGCTTGTTCATGAACATCTTTTTTGCAGCGTCTCATTAG
- a CDS encoding F-box-like domain-containing protein has product MATPATSATHRALLLPEILTNIFEHIISETYYLEEEFDEDAAYEEMCGGSTTFGESLERTRRGSITLCHPFTDSITPNNPCPEPQPLQPTDEDVEKAPEYNTNNLPQAGYTQNGVLRRCTLVCKTWFHAASPILWSNDTFAYYFSRTGNSHLLSRIQPHRRQYYINFLPRIPLRLASQSNHDEVNAALEGCVFPQERITLYMDFGEVFVPTIAAPGVKIVELDPHYEDEPVTYFVRRREWDGILGQVAEAFPGAEVVRFLDETRMYPGSLERFRGRMGMLRELECSRVIVEGD; this is encoded by the exons ATGGCTACACCCGCCACGTCAGCAACCCACAGAGCACTGCTGCTGCCAGAGATTCTGACCAACATCTTCGAACACATCATCTCCGAGACGTACTACCTCGAGGAGGAATTCGATGAAGATGCCGCATATGAAGAAATGTGTGGCGGAAGCACTACATTCGGGGAATCCCTAGAAAGAACACGCCGTGGCAGCATCACACTCTGCCACCCGTTCACCGATTCAATCACCCCCAACAATCCGTGTCCAGAACCACAACCACTCCAACCAACAGACGAAGATGTAGAAAAAGCTCCTGAATATAACACAAACAACCTCCCCCAAGCAGGCTACACCCAAAATGGCGTCCTCCGCCGCTGCACACTCGTCTGCAAAACATGGTTCCACGCCGCCTCCCCCATCCTCTGGTCCAACGACACATTCGCCTACTACTTCTCCCGCACCGGAAACTCCCACCTCTTATCTCGCATACAACCGCACCGTCGACAATACTACATCAACTTCTTACCAAGAATCCCATTACGACTTGCCAGCCAAAGCAACCACGACGAAGTGAACGCCGCACTGGAGGGCTGCGTCTTTCCGCAGGAGAGAATCACGCTGTACATGGATTTCGGAGAGGTGTTTGTGCCGACGATTGCGGCGCCGGGCGTGAAGATTGTGGAGCTTGATCCGCATTATGAGGATGAGCCGGTGACGTATTTTGTTAGGAGGAGGGAGTGGGATGGGATATTGGGGCAGGTTGCG GAGGCGTTTCCGGGGGCGGAAGTGGTGAGGTTTTTGGATGAGACGAGGATGTATCCTGGGAGTTTGGAGAGGTTTAGggggaggatggggatgttgagGGAGTTGGAGTGTTCGAGGGTTATTGTTGAGGGGGACTAG
- a CDS encoding proline-specific permease (similar to Aspergillus niger CBS 513.88 XP_001394599.1) has product MEKHDGANATHDSEGGPMAENREYNLAEQHDQLARGLKSRHIQFLALGGAIGTGLFIGSGGILSSTGPAPLFMAYISMMMLVWVVMNCLAEMVTYLPMRGITVPYFVDRFVDPSLGFAAGWNYWYAYAILIGAEATAAGIIIDYWGASVNIAVWITVVLVVILFLNIIAVSFFGEAEFWFASIKLITIMGLIILGVVIFFGGAPKSDGVLGFHYWKTPGAFVEYKASGSTGRFLGYWHAFVTAGFAFITSPELIAIAAGETIAPRRNIPKAARRFVWRLAIFYGFGSLVIGIIVPSDDPTLLGANEAGKSDASASPFVIGIQNVGIPVLNHIINAAILTSAWSAGNSFLYSGSRVLYSMALNGQAPKLFRITNRNGVPWVAVLSTWSIGLLAYLNVSNSGSEVFTWFTNISTISGFVAWIVVMITYLRFRRALIFNNLLHTLPYKTPLQPYATYAAVTVVSLLTITNGFQTFMPFNAKNFVAAYITLPIFLILYVGHKLWFRTALYIPIDKVDVITGKKEMDELEATEEPRIAKNWLQKAWYWLA; this is encoded by the coding sequence ATGGAGAAACATGACGGCGCCAATGCCACCCACGATTCCGAGGGTGGCCCCATGGCTGAGAATAGAGAGTATAACTTGGCTGAGCAGCATGATCAGTTGGCGCGAGGACTGAAGAGTCGCCATATTCAATTTTTGGCCCTTGGTGGTGCCATTGGAACTGGTCTCTTCATCGGTTCTGGAGGTATTCTCTCATCTACCGGCCCAGCCCCATTATTCATGGCATACAtctccatgatgatgcttgTCTGGGTCGTGATGAACTGCCTTGCCGAGATGGTCACGTATCTGCCTATGCGCGGTATTACTGTTCCGTACTTCGTTGATCGCTTTGTTGACCCAAGTCTTGGTTTTGCCGCTGGTTGGAATTACTGGTACGCATATGCCATTCTCATTGGTGCCGAAGCCACTGCCGCTGGTATCATCATTGACTACTGGGGTGCCAGTGTCAATATTGCAGTATGGATCACTGTCGTTTTGGTGGTTATTCTTTTCCTCAACATTATCGCCGTCAGCTTCTTCGGTGAGGCCGAATTTTGGTTCGCCAGTATCAagctcatcaccatcatggGTCTCATCATTCTTGGTgtcgtcattttctttgGCGGTGCTCCCAAATCGGACGGCGTGCTTGGATTCCACTACTGGAAGACCCCTGGAGCTTTCGTCGAATACAAGGCCTCCGGCAGCACTGGCCGCTTTCTTGGCTACTGGCACGCCTTTGTCACTGCTGGTTTCGCCTTCATCACATCTCCCGAGCTGATTGCTATCGCTGCTGGTGAAACTATTGCTCCACGACGCAACATTCCCAAAGCCGCTCGACGATTCGTCTGGCGTCTGGCCATCTTCTACGGTTTCGGCTCCCTTGTCATTGGTATCATTGTGCCCTCGGACGACCCAACACTGCTCGGAGCGAACGAGGCCGGCAAAAGCGATGCCAGTGCCTCGCCCTTCGTCATTGGTATTCAGAACGTTGGCATCCCAGTTTTGAaccacatcatcaatgccgcCATCCTGACCTCAGCTTGGTCAGCCGGAAATTCCTTCCTCTACTCGGGCAGTCGTGTTCTCTACTCCATGGCGCTGAACGGCCAGGCCCCCAAGTTGttccgcatcaccaaccgCAATGGTGTACCCTGGGTTGCAGTCCTTTCCACATGGTCCATTGGTCTCCTCGCCTACCTTAACGTCTCCAACTCTGGTTCCGAGGTCTTCACCTGGTTCACCAATATCTCGACCATCTCCGGTTTTGTTGCCTGGATTGTTGTCATGATCACTTATCTGCGTTTCCGCCGcgccctcatcttcaacaacttgcTGCACACACTACCTTACAAGACTCCGCTCCAACCATACGCCACGTATGCTGCGGTGACTGTTGTCAGTcttctcaccatcaccaacggtTTCCAGACATTCATGCccttcaacgccaagaaCTTCGTCGCTGCTTATATTACCCTCCCAATCTTCCTCATTCTGTATGTTGGTCACAAGCTTTGGTTCCGAACCGCTCTCTACATCCCGATCGACAAGGTTGATGTCATCACCggcaagaaggagatggatgagctggAAGCCACGGAAGAGCCTCGCATTGCCAAGAACTGGTTGCAGAAGGCGTGGTACTGGCTTGCATAG
- a CDS encoding nuclear distribution protein (similar to Metarhizium robertsii ARSEF 23 XP_007817761.2), whose amino-acid sequence MPVAIDMDNPLDQTTLTTISLLESRLLRIEHLLYGPTASHPPVHQDSAVQNMRDLERRFSMMVSHFRVYSELLNIYKSNPDFFHSPKASEPPSQLPTDAIQSIVISQASAFSSALSSLTAIQDSVVPDPAESATLIGLTDKMKAMEATQMAQSAEISDLRRRSEAVIRAWYENGVLDNSQSLADVETRVERVEKKIRQRERAIEDAKQV is encoded by the exons ATGCCAGTCGCCATCGACATGGACAATCCCCTCGATCAAACAACCCTCACCACAATCTCTCTCCTCGAATCGCGACTCCTCCGTATAGAGCATCTCCTCTATGGCCCGACGGCGTCACATCCACCCGTACACCAAGATTCCGCTGTACAAAATATGAGGGACCTGGAGAGACGCTTTTCCATGATGGTATCACATTTCCGCGTCTACAGTGAACTTCTCAACATCT ACAAATCCAATCCAGACTTCTTCCACAGCCCCAAGGCATCCGAACCGCCATCTCAACTTCCCACCGATGCAATCCAATCTATAGTAATATCACAGGCTTCTGCCTTTTCCTCGGCACTGTCCTCCCTCACAGCCATTCAAGACAGCGTGGTGCCAGATCCGGCCGAGAGCGCAACCCTTATCGGCCTGACGGACAAAATGAAGGCCATGGAGGCAACGCAAATGGCGCAATCGGCCGAGATTTCTGATTTACGGCGGAGGAGCGAGGCGGTCATCCGAGCATGGTACGAGAACGGTGTGCTCGACAACTCTCAGTCTCTTGCAGATGTTGAGACGCGGGTGGAAAGggtggagaagaagatcagGCAAAGGGAAAGGGCAATTGAAGACGCGAAACAAGTTTAA